In the Gammaproteobacteria bacterium genome, one interval contains:
- a CDS encoding circularly permuted type 2 ATP-grasp protein gives MHIDWQNYRPGKFYDELIEAPGQPRPDARVLAAYLSSLSGAEIKARKAAAELAIRVMGITFTVYSEGGNIDRQWPFDIVPRILPADEWRRTEAGLRQRLTALNCFIDDVYNKQRIFKAGIVPNELLATSRNYRSQCVGMQPRHGVWAHICGSDLVRDADGTLYVLEDNLRVPSGVSYMIENRNITKRVLPELFADQNILPVDDYPERLFDMLASLSPRPQDKPEIVVLTPGIYNSAYFEHAFLAREMGVELVEGGDLVAGDDDCVYMRTIAGLARVDVIYRRIDDLFLDPETFNPESQLGVRGLMRAWRKGNIALANAPGAGVADDKVIYHYVPKMIKYYLSEEPILPNVPTWLCANDTERQHVLAHLDQLVVKPANESGGYGMLIGPQASRRKLAEFRKLIHADPRNYIAQPLLMLSTAPTLCGNRLEPRHIDLRPFILQGRGTHVTAGGLTRVALVKGSYVVNSSQGGGSKDTWVVAG, from the coding sequence ATGCACATCGACTGGCAAAATTACCGGCCGGGGAAGTTTTACGATGAATTGATCGAAGCGCCCGGCCAGCCGCGTCCCGACGCGCGGGTGCTGGCGGCCTATCTGTCGTCGTTGTCCGGCGCCGAAATCAAGGCCCGCAAGGCGGCGGCCGAACTGGCCATCCGGGTCATGGGCATCACCTTCACGGTCTACAGCGAGGGCGGCAACATCGACCGGCAATGGCCCTTCGACATCGTTCCCCGCATCCTGCCCGCCGATGAATGGCGGCGCACCGAGGCGGGACTCCGGCAGCGCCTGACCGCGCTCAATTGTTTCATCGACGACGTCTACAACAAGCAGCGCATCTTCAAGGCCGGCATCGTACCGAACGAACTGCTGGCCACCTCGCGCAACTACCGCAGCCAGTGCGTGGGCATGCAGCCGCGCCACGGCGTGTGGGCGCACATCTGCGGCTCCGATCTCGTGCGCGACGCCGACGGCACGCTGTACGTGCTGGAGGACAATCTGCGCGTGCCCTCCGGCGTCTCCTACATGATCGAGAACCGCAACATCACCAAGCGGGTCCTGCCGGAGTTGTTCGCCGATCAGAATATTCTGCCGGTGGACGATTACCCCGAACGCCTGTTCGACATGCTCGCCTCGCTGTCGCCGCGCCCGCAGGACAAGCCCGAAATCGTCGTGCTGACGCCCGGCATTTACAATTCGGCCTACTTCGAGCACGCCTTCCTGGCGCGCGAGATGGGCGTGGAACTGGTCGAGGGCGGCGATCTCGTCGCCGGCGATGATGATTGCGTCTACATGCGCACCATCGCCGGCCTGGCGCGGGTGGACGTGATCTATCGCCGCATCGACGATCTGTTCCTTGATCCGGAGACCTTCAATCCCGAGTCGCAGCTCGGCGTGCGCGGGCTGATGCGCGCCTGGCGCAAGGGCAACATTGCGCTGGCCAACGCCCCGGGCGCGGGCGTGGCCGACGACAAGGTCATCTACCACTATGTGCCGAAGATGATCAAATATTACCTGAGCGAGGAACCGATCCTCCCGAACGTGCCCACCTGGCTGTGCGCCAATGACACGGAGCGCCAGCACGTGCTGGCCCATCTCGATCAACTGGTGGTGAAGCCCGCCAACGAATCCGGCGGTTATGGCATGCTCATCGGCCCGCAGGCCAGCCGGCGCAAGCTGGCCGAATTCAGGAAACTCATCCACGCCGACCCGCGCAACTACATCGCCCAGCCGCTGCTCATGCTGTCGACCGCGCCGACGCTGTGCGGCAACCGGCTGGAACCGCGTCACATCGACTTGCGGCCGTTCATCCTGCAGGGCCGCGGCACCCATGTCACCGCCGGCGGCCTGACGCGCGTGGCCCTGGTGAAGGGATCCTACGTGGTCAATTCCTCGCAGGGCGGCGGCAGCAAGGACACCTGGGTCGTGGCCGGATAA
- a CDS encoding CopD family protein — translation MDLLIDLFAFLSVMLRGSALTAEALTVGGIIFHYAVQPALDPASAADRRAAARMTGLLSIGALVLATVVLIATTVDALVLVSTVGVSWAEAMTAPFVWAGAGTIVAALVVAAVTRMGLQTGAGRLTAAVMMLAMIVMIASSVSTTHAMARLDGRMPLLLASALHQTGAFTWIGGIPYFLIALTGIDAPATRSRLALRFSRLCIAAVLAIAGSMIVYAVRYIGSVDAVYGTSYGVMAATKAVMFASLLGFGAANYFAVRRLGASSGATLSRLQRFAEVELGIGIAVFYVAASLTSQPPAVDLTQDRVSWQQIVNRVLTPREPRLISPAHIELAIPMEQERLNRLAAAARQQAPQAYVPGSAESAPSNAADMAWSEYNHNWSGILVLVIGLLALAWRAGWPPARHWPVLFIVLAIFIAVRSDPEAWPTGDIGFLASMRAPEVLQHRLMTLLVAIFGIFEWQVRSGALKGTSAAYVFPLSNALGGIMLLTHSHALSNVQEALLVELSHIPMGLLAIAAGGARWLELRTQPPVRNAAAWIWPLCFVGVGIILLAYRES, via the coding sequence GTGGATCTGCTGATCGATCTATTCGCGTTCCTGAGTGTCATGTTGCGAGGTTCGGCGCTGACGGCGGAGGCGCTGACGGTGGGCGGAATCATATTCCACTATGCCGTGCAGCCGGCGCTTGATCCGGCGTCCGCCGCTGATCGGCGCGCCGCGGCGCGCATGACCGGATTGCTCTCCATCGGTGCGCTCGTGCTGGCGACGGTGGTCTTGATCGCAACCACCGTCGATGCCCTGGTGCTGGTCTCCACTGTCGGCGTGAGCTGGGCGGAGGCGATGACCGCCCCGTTTGTATGGGCGGGCGCAGGGACCATCGTCGCGGCCCTGGTTGTGGCGGCCGTCACGCGAATGGGTCTGCAGACCGGTGCCGGTCGCCTGACCGCTGCGGTGATGATGTTGGCAATGATCGTGATGATCGCATCATCCGTGTCGACGACGCACGCGATGGCGCGTCTCGATGGACGCATGCCGCTGTTGCTCGCCTCCGCGCTCCACCAGACGGGCGCCTTCACGTGGATTGGCGGCATTCCATATTTCCTCATCGCGTTGACCGGCATTGATGCGCCCGCTACTCGATCGCGGCTCGCGTTGCGGTTCTCCAGGCTCTGCATTGCCGCCGTGCTGGCAATCGCCGGCTCGATGATCGTATACGCCGTGCGTTATATCGGCAGTGTCGACGCCGTTTACGGCACCTCCTACGGCGTGATGGCAGCCACCAAGGCAGTGATGTTTGCGAGCCTGCTGGGCTTCGGTGCGGCCAATTACTTCGCCGTGCGCCGTCTGGGGGCAAGCAGCGGCGCAACGCTGTCGCGATTGCAGCGTTTTGCCGAGGTTGAACTGGGCATCGGCATCGCCGTGTTCTACGTCGCGGCGTCGCTCACTTCGCAACCGCCCGCCGTGGATCTGACCCAGGATCGCGTCAGCTGGCAGCAGATAGTGAATCGCGTGCTGACGCCCCGGGAGCCGCGGCTGATCAGTCCTGCGCATATCGAGCTCGCCATCCCGATGGAACAGGAGCGCCTGAATCGCCTCGCGGCGGCGGCCCGGCAACAGGCGCCGCAGGCTTATGTGCCGGGTTCGGCCGAGTCGGCGCCCAGCAATGCCGCCGACATGGCCTGGTCTGAATACAATCACAACTGGTCGGGGATACTGGTACTGGTCATCGGGCTCCTGGCGCTGGCCTGGCGCGCGGGCTGGCCCCCGGCCAGGCACTGGCCGGTGTTGTTCATCGTGCTTGCGATTTTCATCGCTGTACGTTCGGACCCGGAGGCGTGGCCGACGGGAGATATCGGATTTCTCGCAAGCATGCGCGCCCCGGAGGTGCTGCAACACCGGCTGATGACGCTGCTGGTCGCCATCTTTGGCATCTTCGAATGGCAGGTGCGCTCCGGCGCATTGAAAGGCACCTCGGCGGCCTACGTCTTCCCCCTCTCCAACGCCCTCGGCGGCATCATGCTCCTGACGCACAGTCACGCCCTGTCCAACGTGCAGGAGGCGTTGCTGGTGGAACTCAGCCACATCCCCATGGGATTGCTCGCCATCGCGGCCGGCGGGGCGCGCTGGCTGGAATTGCGCACTCAACCACCAGTGCGCAACGCCGCCGCCTGGATCTGGCCGCTCTGTTTTGTCGGCGTGGGTATCATTTTGCTGGCCTACCGCGAAAGCTGA
- a CDS encoding copper resistance CopC family protein: protein MTWSSFTAPERIPAIGFLGILLILGLLAHTKPAFAHAIVVESTPAVNAEVGGPDVHIDLRFNSRIDHARSRLILTDAAGHKVRVTIPGDAPADHILTTVKGVAPGKCTLEWRVLSVDGHLTRGLIPFTVTVP from the coding sequence ATGACATGGTCATCTTTTACCGCACCTGAACGAATTCCGGCCATCGGGTTTCTCGGCATTCTCCTCATCCTCGGTCTGCTGGCTCATACGAAGCCGGCGTTTGCGCATGCGATCGTGGTGGAATCCACCCCGGCGGTTAACGCGGAAGTCGGCGGGCCCGATGTTCACATCGATTTGCGATTCAACAGCCGCATCGACCACGCCCGTTCGAGGTTGATCCTGACCGACGCCGCCGGGCACAAGGTGCGCGTGACGATTCCGGGCGATGCGCCCGCTGATCATATTTTGACCACAGTGAAGGGCGTTGCACCGGGAAAGTGCACGCTGGAATGGCGGGTCTTGAGCGTTGATGGGCATCTCACTCGCGGCCTGATTCCCTTCACTGTCACCGTTCCTTGA
- a CDS encoding alpha-E domain-containing protein produces the protein MLSRVAERMYWTGRYMERAENMARLISANTRMALDSPREVPAPWQSMVQILGLDRYYNEHYGAADERHVVRFLMADAGNPSSIVSSLAQARENARTTREILPNEAWEQINDAYWHAREHATRALPRNHREPFLTGIVRTCQLLNGLLAGAMSHDDAYQFVLLGQNLERADMTTRVLDLGVVGMTELVRTTRAGKTPTAFANLAWLSVLSCLSGYHMYHQHVQTGVKGQEVMQFLLHDSRFPRAVAHCLAALQDGVTRLPRHEQPLQAVTAMTKQLLGIEVAPLLKQRLRTCMDNLQQALDRIHTAIETNWFRTTA, from the coding sequence ATGCTTTCACGCGTCGCTGAACGGATGTACTGGACCGGGCGTTACATGGAGCGCGCGGAGAACATGGCGCGGCTCATCAGCGCAAACACGCGCATGGCGCTGGACTCGCCGCGCGAAGTCCCGGCGCCGTGGCAATCCATGGTGCAGATTCTGGGTCTGGATCGATATTACAACGAGCATTATGGCGCCGCCGATGAACGCCATGTGGTGCGCTTCCTGATGGCGGACGCCGGCAATCCATCATCGATTGTGTCCTCGCTTGCACAGGCCCGCGAGAACGCGCGAACCACGCGCGAGATCCTGCCCAATGAGGCGTGGGAACAGATCAACGACGCCTACTGGCACGCCCGCGAGCACGCGACCCGCGCCCTGCCCCGCAATCATCGCGAACCTTTTTTGACCGGGATCGTGCGCACCTGCCAGCTGCTGAACGGCCTGCTGGCCGGCGCGATGAGCCATGACGACGCCTATCAGTTCGTGTTGCTGGGCCAGAATCTGGAGCGCGCCGACATGACCACGCGTGTCCTCGATCTGGGTGTCGTGGGCATGACGGAACTGGTCCGCACCACCCGGGCCGGCAAAACCCCGACGGCGTTCGCCAATCTGGCCTGGCTCAGCGTGCTGTCCTGTCTCTCCGGCTACCATATGTACCATCAGCACGTGCAGACGGGCGTCAAGGGCCAGGAGGTGATGCAGTTCCTGCTGCACGACTCGCGCTTCCCGCGCGCCGTGGCCCACTGCCTCGCGGCCCTGCAGGATGGGGTGACCCGCCTGCCGCGGCATGAACAACCGCTGCAGGCCGTCACCGCCATGACCAAACAATTGTTGGGAATCGAGGTCGCGCCGCTGTTGAAGCAGAGGCTGCGCACCTGCATGGATAATCTGCAACAGGCCCTGGATCGAATTCACACGGCCATAGAAACCAACTGGTTCCGCACCACCGCCTGA
- a CDS encoding DUF3300 domain-containing protein: protein MKANLIRMMAGMLAAIVIWSAPAKVPAQEAPVLAPPQLDQLLAPIALYPDTLLTQILTASTYPLEVVQAARWIKDPNNAGLSGEQLAGALDEQDWDPSVKSLVPFPQVLQLMDGNLSWMQQLGDAFLAQESDVMDSVQRLRAQALAAGTLRSTAQQVVITEGSTIIIQPATPEVVYVPAYSPTVVYGDWPYPDYPPDYFPAPPGYDFSTGIIFGIGVGIIGTLWGWESCDWDHHRVHVDHDRFNQIDRFAIDHRNHPRFTGDTWDHDPYHRRGVPYRTPDTRTRFLGNSAGSPDTRRDFRGYPATSGAAGIPASGGQPVVGPRVPATTTQQSVSPRVTTPATTQPPIGPRVPTTTTQQSVVSPRVTAPTSVMQQPLATQRPQPPAFEGMTQAPEVQRQLERARTSQQLLPRSMQDRSLAPSPSAQPRGSSSSLPRSMQDGGAAPIHGAPSHDSGSRSSGSGSSSTTGNSSGRFRR from the coding sequence ATGAAAGCGAACCTGATCCGAATGATGGCCGGCATGCTTGCCGCCATCGTCATCTGGAGCGCGCCGGCGAAGGTCCCGGCGCAGGAGGCCCCCGTGCTCGCGCCGCCGCAGCTCGATCAGCTGCTCGCGCCCATCGCGCTCTATCCGGATACGCTGCTCACGCAAATACTCACGGCCTCGACCTATCCGCTGGAAGTCGTCCAGGCGGCACGCTGGATCAAGGATCCGAACAACGCCGGGCTCAGCGGCGAACAACTCGCCGGCGCGCTCGACGAGCAGGACTGGGACCCCAGCGTGAAATCGCTGGTTCCATTTCCGCAGGTCCTCCAGCTGATGGACGGCAACCTCAGCTGGATGCAGCAACTGGGCGACGCCTTCCTGGCCCAGGAATCCGATGTAATGGACTCGGTGCAGCGGCTCCGCGCGCAGGCGCTGGCGGCGGGGACACTGCGATCGACGGCGCAGCAGGTGGTCATCACGGAGGGATCGACCATCATCATCCAGCCCGCGACGCCCGAGGTGGTTTACGTCCCGGCCTACAGCCCGACGGTCGTCTACGGCGACTGGCCGTATCCGGACTATCCGCCGGACTATTTCCCGGCGCCGCCAGGCTATGATTTCAGCACCGGAATCATCTTCGGCATCGGCGTGGGCATCATCGGCACGCTTTGGGGCTGGGAGAGCTGCGACTGGGATCATCACCGGGTACATGTCGATCACGACAGATTCAACCAGATCGACAGGTTTGCCATCGACCACAGGAACCATCCGAGATTTACGGGTGACACGTGGGATCACGATCCGTACCATCGCCGTGGCGTTCCCTACCGCACTCCCGATACGCGCACGCGGTTCCTGGGCAACAGCGCCGGGTCGCCCGATACGCGCCGTGATTTCCGCGGCTACCCGGCCACCAGCGGCGCGGCAGGTATCCCCGCGTCGGGTGGTCAGCCGGTGGTGGGCCCGCGTGTCCCGGCAACGACAACGCAACAGTCCGTGAGCCCGCGTGTGACGACACCGGCAACGACACAGCCACCGATAGGCCCGCGTGTCCCGACAACGACAACGCAACAATCCGTGGTGAGCCCGCGTGTGACGGCACCAACATCGGTGATGCAGCAACCCTTGGCGACGCAGCGGCCGCAGCCGCCCGCATTCGAGGGGATGACACAAGCGCCCGAGGTGCAGAGGCAGCTGGAGCGTGCCCGGACCAGCCAGCAGTTGCTGCCGCGATCGATGCAGGACAGAAGCCTTGCCCCATCACCATCGGCGCAGCCCCGGGGCAGCAGTTCATCGTTGCCGCGATCGATGCAGGACGGGGGCGCCGCTCCGATTCATGGCGCACCGAGCCACGACTCAGGCTCCCGTTCGAGCGGCTCCGGGTCAAGCAGCACAACTGGCAATAGCAGCGGCCGGTTTCGCCGGTAA